Proteins encoded in a region of the Deltaproteobacteria bacterium genome:
- the thyX gene encoding FAD-dependent thymidylate synthase produces MNIVEPGFEIVLLPAGDLILAHIEKAARICYKSEDKIGPGSAENLVKRIVHMGHESVIEHATATVRITCDRGVSHELVRHRLASFSQESTRYANYAQDRFGREITVIRPFFWNPESEAFRLWMEAMQTAEQAYLALVDAGATAQEARSVLPNSLKTEIVITANLREWRHIFRLRCAKASHPQMRQIMLPLLAEFSRRIPVLFDDLWDEFGHDLNAFGPLLH; encoded by the coding sequence ATGAACATCGTTGAGCCCGGTTTCGAAATCGTACTGCTGCCTGCCGGAGACCTCATCCTGGCCCACATCGAAAAGGCCGCCAGGATCTGCTACAAATCCGAGGACAAGATCGGCCCAGGGTCGGCCGAAAATCTCGTCAAACGCATCGTCCACATGGGGCATGAAAGCGTTATCGAACATGCCACGGCCACGGTCCGTATCACCTGCGACCGGGGTGTGAGCCACGAACTGGTCCGCCATCGACTGGCCTCCTTCAGCCAGGAGAGCACCCGGTACGCCAACTACGCCCAGGATCGATTCGGCCGGGAAATCACCGTCATCCGACCCTTCTTCTGGAATCCGGAATCCGAGGCCTTCCGTCTCTGGATGGAGGCCATGCAGACCGCCGAACAGGCCTATCTGGCCCTGGTCGACGCCGGTGCCACGGCCCAGGAGGCGAGAAGCGTCCTGCCCAACAGCCTGAAGACCGAAATCGTGATCACGGCCAATCTCAGGGAGTGGCGGCACATCTTCCGCCTGCGCTGCGCCAAGGCCTCACACCCCCAGATGCGCCAAATCATGCTCCCGCTTCTGGCCGAGTTCTCCCGGCGGATTCCGGTCCTCTTCGACGATCTCTGGGACGAGTTCGGCCACGATTTAAACGCCTTTGGCCCCCTGCTTCATTGA
- the lipA gene encoding lipoyl synthase — MSAPTVSEPYLRIPPWLRVSLPRTPAYSGTGRLLADLGLHTVCSHAKCPNIFECYAKRTATFLILGSVCTRNCAFCNIAHGPVEPPDPDEPRRVAEAAKRLGLRYVVVTSVTRDDLSDGGAGHFAETIRMLRDGGPGESQRPRVEVLIPDFQGSTEALATVLEAESDVINHNVETPPALYRRIRPQADYGQSLELLRRVVKAGGLAKSGLMVGLGENDEQVRSVLEDLAGVGCRIATVGQYMRPSRFHPPVARYVHPDTFELYAEWGRAAGIEYVFSAPLVRSSYSAGVVFERMRGES, encoded by the coding sequence ATGTCTGCGCCGACCGTTTCCGAGCCCTATTTGAGAATTCCGCCCTGGTTGCGGGTTAGTCTACCGAGGACTCCTGCCTACTCGGGAACCGGGCGACTCCTGGCCGATCTGGGGCTGCACACGGTCTGCAGCCACGCCAAATGTCCCAATATTTTCGAGTGCTATGCCAAGAGGACGGCTACCTTCCTCATCCTCGGGTCGGTCTGTACTCGCAACTGCGCATTTTGCAACATCGCCCATGGTCCGGTGGAGCCCCCGGACCCAGACGAACCGAGGCGGGTGGCCGAGGCAGCCAAACGACTCGGGCTGCGCTACGTGGTGGTCACATCGGTCACCCGGGACGACCTGTCCGACGGCGGGGCCGGTCATTTTGCCGAAACGATTCGGATGCTCCGGGACGGCGGTCCGGGTGAAAGTCAGAGGCCACGGGTAGAGGTGCTCATCCCTGACTTTCAGGGCTCGACCGAGGCCCTGGCCACGGTTCTGGAGGCTGAGTCGGACGTGATCAACCACAACGTGGAGACCCCACCGGCCTTGTATCGGCGGATCAGGCCTCAGGCCGACTACGGACAGAGCCTGGAATTGTTGCGGCGGGTCGTCAAGGCTGGCGGTCTGGCCAAGAGTGGGCTGATGGTCGGGCTTGGAGAGAACGACGAGCAGGTGCGGTCGGTACTGGAGGATCTGGCCGGAGTGGGATGCCGGATTGCCACGGTGGGCCAGTATATGCGGCCGAGCAGGTTTCACCCGCCTGTGGCTCGCTATGTTCATCCGGATACGTTCGAGCTCTACGCCGAGTGGGGACGGGCGGCTGGAATCGAGTACGTGTTCAGCGCGCCTCTGGTCCGGAGCAGCTACAGTGCCGGAGTCGTCTTTGAGAGAATGCGGGGAGAAAGCTAG
- the lipB gene encoding lipoyl(octanoyl) transferase — protein MEIIDLGLIGYAEARAVQLARLPQVAAGGEGAVYLLEHPPVITLGRHGGRENLLMDEARLRTMGIELVQAERGGNITCHFPGQLVAYPVLKIVSRRGGVAKFFFDLEEVVIQTLARFGLAGERVTGRPGVWIGPRKIASIGIGMRRWTSYHGLALNIGSDLSLFRLITPCGLTGVQPTSIHLELGSDTISMQEVKDVCADRFRALFENSALVAG, from the coding sequence ATGGAGATCATCGACCTGGGCCTGATCGGCTACGCCGAGGCCAGGGCCGTCCAACTGGCCAGGCTGCCCCAGGTCGCCGCCGGAGGGGAGGGCGCGGTCTATTTGCTCGAGCATCCGCCGGTCATCACCCTGGGTCGCCACGGGGGCCGGGAGAACCTGCTCATGGACGAGGCCCGTCTCAGAACCATGGGAATCGAGCTGGTTCAGGCCGAGCGGGGCGGAAACATCACCTGCCATTTTCCGGGTCAACTAGTGGCCTACCCGGTCCTGAAGATCGTCTCGCGTCGGGGCGGGGTGGCCAAGTTCTTTTTCGATCTCGAAGAGGTCGTCATCCAGACCCTGGCCCGGTTCGGTCTGGCCGGGGAGCGCGTCACTGGGCGGCCGGGGGTCTGGATCGGGCCCCGCAAGATCGCCTCCATCGGCATCGGCATGCGGCGCTGGACCTCCTATCACGGACTAGCCCTGAACATCGGATCCGACCTGTCCCTTTTTCGGCTCATCACCCCATGCGGACTGACAGGGGTTCAGCCGACGTCGATCCATCTGGAACTGGGCTCCGATACCATATCCATGCAGGAGGTCAAAGATGTCTGCGCCGACCGTTTCCGAGCCCTATTTGAGAATTCCGCCCTGGTTGCGGGTTAG
- a CDS encoding SPASM domain-containing protein → NRETSAHPLEVYRFLRDEGVRFIQFIPIVERELGPRGKGLGLSLAAPEDETQAVTPWSVEPGAYGRFLADIFGEWVRNDVGRVFVMNFEWALGAWAGAGPGVCHLAPTCGRNLILEHTGDVYSCDHFMYPDYRLGNILKDNLADMVDSVAQTGFGQAKEGALPAKCRACEYLFACRGGCPKHRFGRTPDGERGLNYLCPGYRVFYQTVAPAMERMVDFLRRGLSVAKVMEEKDVVRAVDRLDDV, encoded by the coding sequence AACCGCGAGACATCGGCCCATCCCCTGGAGGTCTATCGTTTTTTACGGGACGAGGGCGTGCGTTTCATCCAGTTCATCCCCATTGTCGAGCGCGAACTCGGCCCCCGGGGCAAGGGCCTGGGGCTGTCCCTGGCCGCACCAGAGGACGAGACCCAAGCCGTGACCCCCTGGAGCGTTGAGCCCGGGGCCTATGGCCGATTTCTGGCCGACATCTTCGGGGAATGGGTGCGAAACGACGTGGGCCGGGTCTTTGTCATGAATTTCGAGTGGGCCCTGGGGGCATGGGCCGGTGCCGGGCCCGGGGTCTGCCATCTCGCCCCCACCTGCGGCCGCAATCTCATCCTGGAGCACACAGGCGACGTCTACTCCTGCGATCACTTCATGTATCCCGACTATCGGCTGGGCAACATTCTGAAAGACAACCTGGCGGACATGGTGGACTCGGTGGCTCAGACGGGCTTTGGCCAGGCCAAGGAAGGCGCTCTGCCGGCCAAGTGCCGGGCCTGCGAGTACCTGTTCGCCTGTCGTGGCGGCTGTCCCAAGCACCGCTTCGGCCGGACTCCCGACGGCGAACGGGGCCTGAATTATCTCTGCCCGGGATATCGGGTTTTCTACCAGACCGTGGCCCCGGCCATGGAACGTATGGTGGATTTCCTGCGCCGAGGCCTGTCAGTGGCCAAGGTCATGGAGGAAAAGGACGTCGTCAGGGCTGTCGACAGGCTTGACGATGTATAG